Proteins from a genomic interval of Lycium ferocissimum isolate CSIRO_LF1 chromosome 2, AGI_CSIRO_Lferr_CH_V1, whole genome shotgun sequence:
- the LOC132046600 gene encoding uncharacterized protein LOC132046600, with translation MKLETSMEQSPNIGNSRRRDDGDLNLREWSLKAKISREKTNSRRFSASYITSFREDVKSFRSNISISSTASSPGYTLREEIDPSTYSFTNALKALQAKTIYSWEYMSSDGLALNSKWNEAEKYICNPLSGEVPLECLSAKTLSARSFRQLTSKITMSAPLIYPSQIQTRQFPSKPPTKVVPHLPKHELEIQIPNKEKGSVTRDVGTQSSTPANYLSSKSPSPARTPSIEDRSTKRCVADADDSPMSMTTPESKSEEQVEVKETRRKEDTKINEDEQLEERNNNYKVMQQSSTNSSKCRQGCLSWRSLCMRQKQQREKKHSKSIKKKKNIFLCYVNGC, from the exons ATGAAACTAGAAACTAGCATGGAACAGTCACCTAATATTGGAAATTCAAGAAGGCGAGATGATGGAGACTTGAACTTGAGAGAATGGTCTCTTAAGGCCAAAATTAGCAGAGAAAAAACCAACTCAAGAAGATTCTCAGCTTCTTATATTACGAGTTTTAGAGAAGATGTAAAATCCTTTAGATcaaacatatccatttccagTACTGCTTCTTCCCCTGGCTACACCTTAAGAG AAGAAATTGACCCATCAACGTACTCTTTTACCAATGCCCTTAAAG CATTGCAGGCAAAAACAATATACAGTTGGGAATACATGTCATCAGATGGATTGGCTCTAAATTCCAAGTGGAATGAAGCTGAGAAATATATCTGCAATCCTTTATCAGGGGAAGTTCCTTTGGAATGTTTATCTGCAAAAACACTAAGTGCGAGATCATTTCGACAATTAACCAGCAAAATCACCATGTCTGCACCTCTAATTTATCCTTCTCAAATTCAGACTCGACAATTCCCATCAAAACCTCCTACAAAAGTAGTACCTCATTTGCCTAAACATGAACTTGAAATCCAAATTCCAAACAAAG AGAAGGGTAGTGTTACTAGAGATGTGGGAACACAGAGTAGTACTCCAGCTAATTACTTAAGTTCAAAGAGTCCAAGTCCTGCTCGTACTCCATCCATTGAGGATAGATCTACAAAACGCTGCGTAGCAGATGCTGATGATTCACCTATGAGTATGACAACTCCTGAATCAAAATCTGAGGAACAG GTGGAAGTGAAAGAAACAAGACGGAAAGAAGACacaaaaataaatgaggatGAGCAGCTGGAAGAgagaaataataattacaaGGTGATGCAACAGAGCAGTACTAATAGCAGCAAGTGCAGGCAAGGGTGTTTATCATGGAGGAGTTTATGTATGAGACAAAAGCAGCAGAGAGAGAAAAAACATAGTAAAtcaataaagaagaagaagaacatctTTCTTTGCTATGTAAATGGATGCTAA